ATCTTGCTTCGCTATAAGTATAAGAGTAAGGAGCGGGATCTATGGATCTCCACTCAGTGATGCATTTGCCGCACGACCCCATGGCATACCCAATCGGGCAAGATGAAATAGAGTTGGTGCTCCGAGCAGGCCGCGGTGACCTCAGCCGCGTGACGCTTGCCTTCACGGATCGGTATTCACCACGTCGGCGCCCTGCGCGCATTAGCATGGCTATTCTCGGACACGACTCTCTGTTCGAGTATTGGACTGCCCGAATGAGATTGAAATACGGCCGTTTCCAGTACTACTTCATTCTAGATGACGGCAACAAGGCGGTTCACTATGGCGAGGGGGGATTCGCTCAGGAGGTCCCGAAGCATCAGCCCTGGGCATGGTGCTTCCACTATCCCTACGTCTGGTGGCATCCTGAGATTGACAATCCACCTGCCTGGGCTCGCGATGCAGTAGTCTATCAGATCTTCGTCGACAGGTTCGCAGATGGCGATCGGTCCAACAACCCCCCAGGCGCCGCGCCGTGGGGCGCCCGGCCCACCCCGCATTCGTTCGCCGGAGGCGACCTCTCTGGGATTCAGAGCAGGCTGCAGTACATCTCTTCCCTGGGAGTCTCATGCCTGTACCTGACTCCGGTATTTCTGGCGCCATCGAATCACAAGTACGATACCACCGACTACTTCGCCATCGACCCGGCGTTCGGTGATGAGAATGCGGCTTTCGACCTTGTTCGCGCATGCCACGAACGGGGAATCCGGGTGATGCTCGATGCAGTCTTCAACCACTGCGGTTGGGATTTCTTTGCCTTCAAGGACGTCCGGGAGAATGGTGAACGATCCCCATATGCGAGCTGGTTCAATATTCATGAGTTTCCGGTGAGATCAGGCCCCAAAGGCAACTACGAGACATTCGGAACCGATGTGTGGCAGATGCCGAAGCTGCGCACAGATAACCCGGAGGTGCGCGAGCATCTCATATCCGCCGCGGAGCACTGGACGAGGGAACTCCGGATCGACGGGTGGCGCCTGGACGTCGGAGATGATGTAGATCCAGGCTTCTGGCGGGAGTTCCGAAAACGCATCCGAGCCATCGACACAGATGCCCTGATCGTGGGGGAGGTCCTGCACGACGCAACGCCCTTCCTGCGCGGAGACCAGATGGATTCGATAATGAACTACCCCTGGCGCGAGGCGTGCCTGGCGTTCTTCGCCCGCCGCGACATCAGCCCCGCGGAGTTCTCAGACCGCCTGACATCACTGCAAGTTCGCTACAGGGCACAGGTATGGCAGGCGCTTTGGAACCTACTCGGTTCCCACGACAGGCCGCGGATACTGACCATGTGCGGAGGAGACGCCCGTCGAGTCGCGCTGGCCGCCATGTTCCAATTCACCTGTGCTGGGGCGCCATACGTGTATTACGGGGATGAAGTGGGAATCGAGGGCCTCGATGACCCTGATTGCAGAAGGTGCATGCCATGGGACGAGGCCTCGTGGAACACGGAACTGCTGGCCCACTTCCGCGCCCTGGCAGCGCTGCGCAAGAGGTTCACATTGCTCAGGCGCGGGCGGTGCATCACCCTGATCGCCGGGGAATCCGCGCTCGCCTACGCCAGGTGGGACTCGCGCACCTGCATGATCGTTGCCATGAACAACTCGGATGAGCGGGCTGAGATAGGATTGAAGGCTCTCGATGAATCGCTCGGGGCCGCAACCGGAAGCCTCGCAAAATGGGCTGGGCGACCGCTTCAAGCTTTGTACTCATATGCAGGAGCAAGCTTGGAGAAGACAGATGGCGAGGCCTGGGGCGGCGAATCCGGCGGTCAAGCGCAAATCGCCCTGCCTGCCATGAGTGCAATCCTGCTCAGGGTCGTGTGAAGCAGCGTCGGGCACTACGCCTTGGCAACAGTGAACACTATGGTTACGCCGTACCTATCTGCAGTATCCTGCCAGGTGATGTCCATCTGGAAATCCATGGGCAGTTTCACCCAGTCTGGGCCCATACTCTCGTAGATCTGCGTAGACTGAGTTGAGAGAGGAATGAACTGCCCGGAACTGGATCGCCTCACCTTCATCTGGCTTACGGGGATCCGGTTTCCATTGGGCGAGACCAGCATCTCCTCGTCGGCGGCAACGGACACGACAAACGGCACATTCCCGCGGACATCCGCGACGATGGAAGACGGTTTCCGGGCTGTCCGTCCCTCCACGGTCTCTTCCCCTGTCAGAAAATCCTCTGCCGAGAACGTCAGCAGAGATCGATCGAGGATCATGATCACAGTCTCAGGCACAAACACCCTCACCGGCAGGCTTGAGCTAGCAGCGCCTGGAGGAAGGGCGGGCCTTGCCGACGAGAGTGCAGCACATGCCGACCCACCCGCAAGGAGCAGTGCCGCCAGCATCACACATGCGGCCTCGAACCCTCTCCATGCAATGACATGCCCGATACGCGCCATGCCCCTGCCCCCCATCAGAATATGAACCAATGTGCGGGCTTACGCCGCGCACTATCGATAGAACCCTATGCCCGCCTCAAAGGTCACTGCGTTGTGGTCGTTTCCAGTGACCGACCCAGCTCCGATGCTCCGTACCGCGCCAAGCGACAGCCCGACCCCGCCCGGGAAGATGAACCCCCCGGTGACCCTGATGCCCTTCAGGCCGGGATCGCCCAGTATTGAAGCCGAAGCAGTCAGCAGCATGCCCTCACGCCGGTCTGGTTCGGCTCCTTCTGCTCGGTCCGATCCAAAAGACGCGGTTGCTCCTGCCTCCCACACCCCCAGGCCCCGATACACCCGAAAACGCTCATCGGCGCCGCCTGAGCTGCCTGCGCCGCCAGCGCCGTCTGCTGCGTAATCCTCGGAACCCTCTGCCACAAGCCCCACCGGATCCCATCGCGCCCATAAGCGAAGCCACTTGGCCACCTCTACCTGGTCTGAGAGGCCTAGCATCAGCGCTTTCGCGCCGCCGGGGCCCACGTTGCTTCCCATTCGGAGTTCGAAGGAAGAGCCCGGCTCAAGCCCAGTGGGCGCGTATGCAGCAAAGCTGAGGGTTCCGGCAGAGCTCAGGATCATCTGAACCCCAGCTCCAGCGGCGCTCGCAAGCGCTCCTTGTTCGCCCGTACGCGGGCCGAGGTTGCGATCGAACGCAGACGACAGCCCGAAAGCGTCGGCGGCAAAGAGCACCGCGGATGGATGCTCAGCATCGCCCGGATTCACAGGCATCGCTGTCAGCAGCACTGCAAACTCCCTATATTCGGCCTGTTCGGCCTGATGGCCATCCGTCGCGTCGCCGGACGCGGATGCAGCCTGCCCGGCAAATGCGGCACGCGCCACAGCGATGAGCGTTCGCTCGCCCGCACCGAGGGCTACTTCCTGAGTGACCCCATCCGTCCTGTATCCGCCACTGGATAGCGTGATCCGAGTGCGCGATTGCCCGGCAGCAGCGTCAAGGCCGAGCAGGACAAGCTCGATGACGTACTCATCGGTGACTGGCATCCCATGCGTGTACCTGGTGACGCTTGATGCGAAACGAGCCTTGCCGCCCTGCAGCACGATGAACCTGGCTTTACGCTCCGACTCTTCCCGAGCCGTCGTCGTTTCCGGAAGGATGTGCGGACCCACGTTCCCCATGAGCCCAACACTGCCAGGGGCGATGGCGAAATGGATGCCATGCGCCTCATCAAGGTGCGATGCAGCAATCTCCCTCGCGGCCGAAGGCCCAAAGACGCTGGCGATATCAACTACCTCAATTTCGTACAGAACCGCCGCAAGGCCGATGGGATCGCCGCCCGAGGCAAATGCGTGGGAAGCTGCCGACAGCAACAGCAGCGCCGCCAGCACGATGGCAGCCAATTCCCGGCAGGCCCGCATGGAACCATGCTTGGGGGCTTGCTCCGAGGCCCTCATGCTATTTCACAACCTCAGCCGTGATGAAGACGAGAAGCTCATTCTCCACCTGCTGCTTCTCAGCCCTCTTGAACAGGAGACGGATCAGAGGGATATCCCCGAGCACGGGCGTCTTGGTCTCTCGGTCCAAAAGGTCCTTGCCGGAAAGCCCAGCTATGAGCAGGGTTTGTCCGGGAGTGATCCGCACAACCGAGCTGAACTCCGCCGCCCGCACCACAGGGCCGAATGTGGACTTGTCGGTGAAGTAACTCACCTTCTGGGATAGCTCCAGCTCTATCTGCTGGCCCCTGACCCGGGGCGTCACCTTCAGCTCAGTTCCGGCCTCGATCTTCTCCACGCGCGGCGTTGTGGTTGTTTCCGAACCGATCACTAGGTTGTACCTGTCGCCCACGAAGAGCGAGCCCGTCTTCCCATCGGAGATGATGATCACAGGATCGGCGTTCACACGCGCCCTGTCATCGCGCTCAAGCGCCCGGATCTTTGCAGCGATCCTTCCGAACACATCAGTGTCGAGGCCGATCGATCCCGATGCCAGGCTCAGCAGGGCGGTCCAGTCCGGTTTCACGGCCTGCCCATGCTCGAGCTCCCACTGGAAGCTATCGATGCCCCACTCCCGAACGACCTCACTCCTGACCTCGGTGACCAGCGCCTTGACCCTGATCTGAGGGCGGTCAGCGTCGATCTTGTCGAACAACGCCACAAGCCTGTTGATGGTCTCTCTCGGCGCTGATATCACTGCGATATCGCGTTCGGAGTCGAATTTCACGAATGGCTCATAAGCAGTGGGTGTAAGGAACCTGGCAGTAGAGGCGCTTATGCTCTTGAAGACGTACACCTCCGCCTCAGCGAGGTCCCCGAAGACTCTGTTTCTCGGATCGGCAAGGCCGACAATGTAGAAGTCATCCACGCGCCGGAATGCGTAGCCTCCTCCAGCGAGCACCAAGCGAAGTGCACGCTCAACCGGAACATCGATGAGATCGAGGCTTACAGTGCCGGTGACGCTCGGATCCACTGCAATGTTCACGTCAGCCTGCAGCGCCAGCTCGGCTATGGCCTCGCGGATGTCGGTGTCGAAAAACGTGGCAGTGATGCTTGCATCCGCATGCTCCCCCGAGCCTTCGGCCACCCCGGATTCCGGCGAGCCAAGGGGCGCGGATGTAGGTGCAGCGCAAGCAATGCCCGTTGGCGACATTGACGAAGACCCAAGTAGAACTGCCACGAGAATGATGAATGCGGCTACGTTGCCACTGCGCAAGACGATCAACCCCTATCCCAGAAACCGTTTGCTCACTTAATCACTATTTCGAACGAGCTTGCGCCGATCTGCGCCTCATCCTCGTACACCCTGATCTCTGCCGTGTACTTGCCCGGCGCCACCCCCGACAAGAGCCCCGAGAGGGTGAGAAAACGGCCGGGCAGAACCGTTGGGCGATCCGCTCCCTCAACAGTAAGTCTGCTGGTTAAGGTCGCATTTCCGTTTGCTGGCCTCAGAACCAGAGTGGCCTTTGGCGACAACCTGACGTCTCCCGAGTTCCGGATCACCATCGACACCAGCGCCTCTGCACCAGTGCGGTCTGCATTCAGACTGGCGACCTCCACAGCCCGAGCAGCCTTCCCGGGCACGATGGCTGCGAGGTCCACTGTCGTCTCCTCGAGGAGCCGTCCATCCGGTGAGATCGACTTGACCCTGAGAAGACCATAGTAGCCGCCTGGCGCAACATCCTTGGGAAGCCTTGCCGTAAGCACTACGGTGGCAGCCCGCCCAGCCAATAGCTGGAAGGAGGCGCCGTTCCTGACCTCCACATCGGCTGCACTGAATATCGATCTGGGGTAGTCGGTTTCGATCTCAGCAGGCTCCAAGATCACCTTGATGGGGCTGGAAGCTCGGTTCTCCACCTTGATGCCTTTGCTTGTCACAGCGCCTGCCCTGGCCTCGAACTCGATCTCGGTTGGAGTCACCTTCGTCGACAACACTGAGGATTTTGGGTAGACAAAATCGCCGGGCTTCACCTGAACGCTCTTGACCTCAGTAATCTGCAATCCCGACGCGTACCGGAAGAATAGCCTGAGCTCGTAATCCCCTGGAGGCAGTGGCTCTTTGGGCATGCCGTAGTAGAGAACCTCAGCGTACGGATACAGACGCGGCTCTGAGATGTTCGAGGTCCACGATCCCTCAGGCTTGACCTCTACGCGCTCGACAAGCCTCTTCTTCGAGTCGCGAATCGTTGCCTCAGCAGAGGTGAGGTAGTCCATTGGAGATGCATTCCTGATCAATGCCCTCACCACTGGCTCTCCCTGCTCGCCCCTGGCAAGCTCCAACTTGCTGACCTGAGCTGAAGGCTTCTGGCCAGGTCGATCCACGCGGATATTCAGGCGCACCGCG
The Clostridia bacterium genome window above contains:
- a CDS encoding glycoside hydrolase family 13 protein → MDLHSVMHLPHDPMAYPIGQDEIELVLRAGRGDLSRVTLAFTDRYSPRRRPARISMAILGHDSLFEYWTARMRLKYGRFQYYFILDDGNKAVHYGEGGFAQEVPKHQPWAWCFHYPYVWWHPEIDNPPAWARDAVVYQIFVDRFADGDRSNNPPGAAPWGARPTPHSFAGGDLSGIQSRLQYISSLGVSCLYLTPVFLAPSNHKYDTTDYFAIDPAFGDENAAFDLVRACHERGIRVMLDAVFNHCGWDFFAFKDVRENGERSPYASWFNIHEFPVRSGPKGNYETFGTDVWQMPKLRTDNPEVREHLISAAEHWTRELRIDGWRLDVGDDVDPGFWREFRKRIRAIDTDALIVGEVLHDATPFLRGDQMDSIMNYPWREACLAFFARRDISPAEFSDRLTSLQVRYRAQVWQALWNLLGSHDRPRILTMCGGDARRVALAAMFQFTCAGAPYVYYGDEVGIEGLDDPDCRRCMPWDEASWNTELLAHFRALAALRKRFTLLRRGRCITLIAGESALAYARWDSRTCMIVAMNNSDERAEIGLKALDESLGAATGSLAKWAGRPLQALYSYAGASLEKTDGEAWGGESGGQAQIALPAMSAILLRVV
- a CDS encoding secretin and TonB N-terminal domain-containing protein — protein: MRSGNVAAFIILVAVLLGSSSMSPTGIACAAPTSAPLGSPESGVAEGSGEHADASITATFFDTDIREAIAELALQADVNIAVDPSVTGTVSLDLIDVPVERALRLVLAGGGYAFRRVDDFYIVGLADPRNRVFGDLAEAEVYVFKSISASTARFLTPTAYEPFVKFDSERDIAVISAPRETINRLVALFDKIDADRPQIRVKALVTEVRSEVVREWGIDSFQWELEHGQAVKPDWTALLSLASGSIGLDTDVFGRIAAKIRALERDDRARVNADPVIIISDGKTGSLFVGDRYNLVIGSETTTTPRVEKIEAGTELKVTPRVRGQQIELELSQKVSYFTDKSTFGPVVRAAEFSSVVRITPGQTLLIAGLSGKDLLDRETKTPVLGDIPLIRLLFKRAEKQQVENELLVFITAEVVK